One window of Quercus robur chromosome 5, dhQueRobu3.1, whole genome shotgun sequence genomic DNA carries:
- the LOC126727907 gene encoding uncharacterized mitochondrial protein AtMg00310-like, whose amino-acid sequence MGVFQLPVKLCNELNMICARFWWGQCGDDKKIHWKSWESLVQPKKGGGMGLRDIRSFNLAMLAKQGWRMSTDHNSLLYQCFKAKYFPQCTFLEVVDHPNSSYVWKSLLAAQPILRKGCCWRVGSGSSIRVLSDKWLLGHPTNKVLVPPYEVEEDWHVSELIDWATF is encoded by the coding sequence ATGGGAGTGTTTCAATTACCAGTGAAACTTTGTAACGAATTAAATATGATTTGTGCaaggttttggtggggtcaatgTGGAGATGATAAGAAGATTCATTGGAAGAGTTGGGAGTCCCTTGTCCAACCAAAGAAGGGGGGTGGTATGGGTTTAAGAGATATTCGAAGTTTCAACCTTGCTATGTTGGCAAAGCAAGGGTGGAGAATGTCAACCGATCACAATTCTCTTCTCTATCAGTGCTTTAAAGCCAAATACTTTCCTCAGTGCACCTTTTTAGAGGTGGTTGATCACCCAAATAGCTCATATGTTTGGAAGAGCTTACTTGCGGCTCAGCCTATCTTGAGGAAAGGGTGTTGTTGGCGTGTAGGTTCGGGTTCTTCCATTCGGGTGTTATCTGACAAATGGTTGCTAGGCCATCCAACTAACAAAGTTCTAGTCCCACCATATGAAGTAGAAGAAGATTGGCATGTGTCAGAGTTAATTGATTGGGCTACTTTCTAA